One genomic window of Parabacteroides pacaensis includes the following:
- the lon gene encoding endopeptidase La, with protein MKEKLTLFSEEQYDDLDDNMGMVMPVLTDCDADDDFSQGMDSLDSHIPILPLRNMVLFPGVAMPVLVGRDKSMKLVREAYKKKKLIGVVCQKDGKQNDPGQEDLYQVGVIAEIMRILEMPDGTTTVILQGKKRFLLEAISSTEPYLIGKYTVFDDALPKKSDREFEALISTIKDLTIKMMSTGAELPRDLIFSIKNNKNSLYLINFSCNNLPCGAHEKQDLLLIGDLKERAYRLLFILNREYQLMELKASIQMKTREDIDQQQREYFLQQQIKTIQEELGGNINELELKELREKAAKKKWDSRVAVIFEKELRKLERLHPQSPDYSMQTQYVQTIISLPWNEYSKDNFNLKHAQKILDRDHYGLEKVKERIIEHLAVLKLKGDMKSPIICLYGPPGVGKTSLGKSIAEALNRKYVRVSLGGLHDEAEIRGHRRTYIGAMSGRIVQNLQKAGTSNPVFVLDEIDKITSDFKGDPSSALLEVLDPEQNNTFHDNYLDIDYDLSKVMFIATANNLGTISQPLLDRMELIDISGYILEEKIEIAARHLVPKQMEAHGLPKGIVKFPKKTLEAIIDFYTRESGVRGLDKMLAKIMRKLARKMAMDESLPASIQPGDVEEYLGAKEYLRDKYQGNNYAGVVTGLAWTAAGGEILFIESSLSKGKGGKLTLTGNLGDVMKESAMLALEYIRSHASLFGIKEDMFENWNVHVHVPEGAIPKDGPSAGITMVTSLVSAFTQCKVKNNLAMTGEITLRGKVLPVGGIKEKILAAKRAGIKELVLCKENKKHVDEINPVYLKGLSFHYVEDISEVVEIALLKQKVDNPLF; from the coding sequence ATGAAAGAAAAATTAACCCTGTTCTCTGAAGAACAGTATGACGACTTAGACGATAACATGGGAATGGTAATGCCTGTCTTGACAGATTGTGACGCTGACGACGATTTCTCTCAAGGAATGGATTCTCTGGATTCTCATATACCTATTCTCCCTCTTCGCAATATGGTATTGTTTCCTGGTGTGGCTATGCCTGTCTTGGTAGGACGTGACAAGTCCATGAAGTTAGTAAGAGAGGCATATAAAAAGAAAAAACTGATTGGAGTAGTCTGCCAAAAGGATGGAAAACAGAATGACCCCGGTCAAGAAGATTTATACCAGGTAGGTGTAATTGCCGAAATAATGCGGATTCTGGAAATGCCGGACGGTACTACTACGGTGATTCTGCAAGGCAAGAAACGTTTTTTACTGGAAGCGATTTCTTCTACCGAACCGTATTTGATAGGAAAATATACCGTTTTCGACGATGCTCTCCCTAAAAAGAGCGACCGGGAGTTTGAAGCTCTTATTTCAACGATTAAAGACCTTACCATCAAGATGATGAGTACGGGTGCAGAACTTCCCCGCGATTTGATCTTTTCGATAAAGAATAATAAGAATTCTCTTTATTTGATAAATTTCTCTTGTAATAATTTGCCGTGTGGTGCCCATGAAAAGCAGGATTTGTTACTCATCGGCGATTTGAAAGAACGTGCTTACCGTTTGTTGTTCATCTTAAACAGGGAATACCAGCTTATGGAGTTAAAGGCTTCCATACAAATGAAGACCCGTGAGGATATTGACCAGCAGCAAAGGGAATATTTTCTTCAACAGCAAATTAAAACCATCCAGGAAGAGTTAGGCGGGAACATCAATGAATTGGAGTTAAAAGAACTTCGGGAAAAAGCAGCCAAAAAGAAATGGGATAGCCGGGTAGCCGTGATTTTTGAAAAGGAACTAAGGAAATTAGAACGCCTGCACCCGCAAAGTCCCGATTATTCCATGCAGACCCAGTATGTGCAAACCATTATTAGTTTGCCTTGGAATGAGTATAGCAAGGATAATTTTAATCTGAAACATGCTCAAAAGATTTTAGACCGCGATCATTATGGTTTGGAAAAAGTAAAAGAACGGATTATAGAACATCTGGCCGTATTGAAGTTGAAAGGAGATATGAAATCTCCTATTATCTGTTTATATGGACCTCCGGGGGTAGGAAAGACTTCGTTAGGCAAGTCCATTGCCGAGGCATTGAACCGTAAGTATGTGAGAGTTTCGTTGGGTGGTTTGCATGATGAGGCGGAGATCCGCGGGCATCGCCGTACCTATATAGGGGCAATGAGTGGCCGTATTGTCCAGAACCTACAGAAAGCGGGTACTTCGAATCCTGTATTTGTTTTGGACGAGATAGATAAAATAACTTCCGATTTTAAAGGGGATCCTTCCTCTGCGTTGCTGGAAGTATTAGACCCGGAACAGAATAATACTTTTCATGATAATTATCTGGATATCGATTACGACTTGTCGAAGGTAATGTTTATTGCTACGGCAAATAATCTGGGTACCATTTCCCAGCCATTGCTCGACCGGATGGAGTTGATAGATATAAGCGGATATATCTTGGAAGAAAAAATTGAAATTGCTGCCCGCCATTTGGTACCGAAACAGATGGAAGCTCACGGACTGCCGAAAGGAATCGTGAAATTTCCAAAGAAAACGCTGGAAGCGATTATCGACTTCTATACTCGTGAATCGGGAGTTCGGGGGTTGGATAAGATGCTTGCTAAAATTATGCGGAAATTAGCCCGTAAGATGGCGATGGACGAGTCTCTTCCTGCTTCTATCCAACCGGGGGATGTGGAAGAATATCTAGGAGCTAAAGAATATCTGCGGGATAAGTATCAGGGAAATAACTATGCCGGTGTGGTAACGGGGCTTGCCTGGACTGCTGCCGGAGGTGAGATCCTTTTTATCGAGTCTAGCTTAAGTAAAGGAAAAGGGGGGAAGCTCACTTTGACAGGAAATTTGGGTGATGTAATGAAAGAATCTGCCATGTTGGCATTAGAGTATATCCGTTCGCATGCTTCCTTATTTGGCATTAAAGAAGATATGTTTGAAAATTGGAATGTTCACGTGCATGTACCGGAAGGGGCTATTCCGAAAGACGGTCCGTCGGCAGGTATTACGATGGTGACTTCGCTGGTTTCGGCATTTACCCAATGTAAAGTGAAAAATAATTTAGCCATGACCGGCGAGATTACTTTACGGGGAAAGGTGTTACCCGTAGGAGGCATAAAGGAAAAAATACTGGCTGCGAAACGGGCAGGCATTAAAGAACTGGTTCTTTGTAAAGAGAACAAAAAGCATGTGGATGAAATTAACCCGGTTTATTTGAAGGGCCTGAGTTTCCATTATGTAGAAGATATTAGCGAAGTGGTAGAGATTGCTTTGCTCAAACAGAAGGTGGATAATCCGTTGTTTTGA
- a CDS encoding PSP1 domain-containing protein produces the protein MDFKLNNGGCCMNGKGCSKIQNNKLNTYDWLCDVPDSANATDYVEVQFKNTRKGYYLNSTKIPLEKGDMVAVEASPGHDIGLVTLTGKLVLLQMKKNNIRTEGVEIKRVYRKAKPADIEKYEEAKAKEHATMIRSRQIASELNLDMKIGDVEYQGDGNKAIFYYIADERVDFRQLIKVLADAFRVRIEMKQIGARQEAGRIGGIGPCGRELCCSSWMTSFVSVATGAARYQDISMNPQKLAGQCAKLKCCINYEIDAYVEAQKRLPSREIPLETKEMTYYHFKTDIFKGLITYSSDKVLAANLVTIPAKRAFEIISMNKRGTKPISLEADVKPQPVKRDAQDILGQESVTRFDGVKKKKKKRPNGNNNGNTTEITSTPNASATPVSPTDSAPMNNNGGEGTKPSKNNGNPNKNIGNNNGNNRNNPNRPNNRPRPNKNNNDTSRKEA, from the coding sequence ATGGATTTTAAACTAAATAATGGAGGTTGCTGCATGAATGGCAAAGGGTGCAGCAAAATACAAAATAATAAACTAAACACTTACGATTGGCTATGCGATGTCCCTGATTCTGCCAACGCTACCGATTATGTGGAAGTACAATTCAAAAACACCCGGAAAGGTTATTACCTTAACAGCACCAAAATTCCGTTGGAAAAAGGGGATATGGTGGCAGTAGAAGCAAGTCCGGGACATGATATAGGCCTCGTAACCCTTACCGGGAAATTAGTTCTTCTCCAAATGAAGAAAAATAATATACGTACCGAAGGAGTGGAAATCAAACGAGTGTACCGAAAAGCAAAACCTGCCGATATCGAAAAGTACGAAGAAGCAAAAGCCAAAGAGCATGCTACTATGATCCGTTCCCGGCAAATTGCCAGCGAGTTAAATTTAGATATGAAAATCGGAGATGTGGAATATCAGGGAGACGGTAATAAAGCGATTTTCTATTATATTGCCGACGAACGGGTAGATTTCCGCCAATTGATTAAAGTATTGGCCGACGCATTCCGGGTACGTATTGAAATGAAACAAATCGGAGCACGCCAAGAGGCAGGACGTATCGGCGGAATCGGCCCTTGCGGACGGGAATTGTGTTGCTCCAGTTGGATGACCAGTTTTGTATCTGTGGCTACCGGTGCTGCCCGATACCAGGATATTTCCATGAATCCCCAGAAACTTGCCGGGCAATGTGCCAAGTTGAAATGCTGCATTAATTACGAAATCGATGCGTATGTGGAAGCACAAAAAAGACTTCCTTCCAGAGAAATCCCGCTAGAAACAAAGGAGATGACTTATTACCATTTTAAAACGGATATATTTAAAGGCCTCATCACATATTCATCGGATAAAGTGCTTGCTGCGAACCTAGTGACCATTCCGGCAAAACGTGCTTTTGAAATTATTTCTATGAATAAAAGAGGGACTAAACCCATATCACTGGAAGCAGACGTGAAACCCCAACCGGTAAAAAGGGATGCTCAAGATATTTTGGGGCAAGAAAGTGTTACACGCTTCGACGGTGTAAAGAAAAAGAAGAAAAAACGTCCCAATGGAAATAATAACGGGAATACGACTGAAATAACTTCTACTCCGAATGCCTCTGCAACTCCGGTCTCACCCACAGACTCAGCTCCTATGAATAATAATGGAGGCGAAGGAACTAAGCCTTCCAAAAATAATGGGAATCCTAACAAAAACATAGGCAACAATAACGGAAACAACCGGAACAATCCCAATCGTCCGAACAACCGTCCGCGTCCGAATAAAAATAACAATGATACTTCCCGGAAAGAAGCTTAG
- a CDS encoding gliding motility lipoprotein GldH: MKEKKFPFRKRQHSFLKGAFFFFLLCCNLACEDNQTIYNVFQPIENATWTKEKTFYFTFKIEDPSILYDLTLELRNNSLYPYRNLWMIQKEEQPIGPLLRDTIECVLADEFGKWTGKGFSLYTSSFPLKQNYRFPYAGRYTFSFKHAMTDKELKGIHEIGFRVEKSSQPLSPGSIQPEKDKK; encoded by the coding sequence TTGAAGGAAAAGAAGTTCCCTTTTCGGAAAAGACAACATTCCTTTTTAAAAGGAGCTTTTTTCTTTTTTCTTCTCTGTTGTAATCTTGCCTGCGAAGATAATCAGACCATTTACAACGTATTCCAACCGATAGAAAATGCTACATGGACAAAAGAAAAAACATTCTATTTTACCTTCAAAATAGAAGATCCATCGATTCTTTACGATTTGACATTAGAATTACGTAACAACAGCTTGTACCCTTACCGAAATCTCTGGATGATCCAAAAGGAAGAACAACCCATAGGCCCTTTATTAAGAGATACGATAGAATGTGTACTGGCAGACGAGTTCGGGAAATGGACAGGCAAGGGATTTTCCCTTTATACCAGTAGCTTTCCTTTAAAACAGAATTATCGGTTTCCCTATGCGGGGCGTTATACTTTTAGTTTCAAGCACGCGATGACGGATAAGGAGCTGAAAGGCATTCATGAAATCGGTTTCCGGGTGGAAAAGTCATCACAACCTCTCTCCCCGGGCAGCATCCAGCCGGAGAAAGATAAAAAGTAG
- the rodA gene encoding rod shape-determining protein RodA gives MPYRKTELLKSVDWFTILIYVIMVVAGWFSICGASYEFDSVGMFDISGRPGSQLLWIGLSVVLIFVILMLDADFYDIFAYLIYAAVILLLIATIFLAPDIKGSRSWLVLGPIRLQPAEVAKFATALALARLMSGYGFQLTTLRNFVKALFIIFLPMVLILLQKETGSALVYFAFLLVLYREGMSGYILLAGICAVIFFVTSMKFSEIVAGITPVGELIVMSLILFISTALVYVERKNLLAIKVIFIVTVVALAVGGGISFFFPVNFAYIILGLIGFSVGYFLFLSVRGWTTHYLLIALFAIGSVGFLYSVDYVFNEILEPHQQIRIKVSLGLEDDPGGAGYNVNQSKIAIGSGGFAGKGFLNGTQTKLKYVPEQDTDFIFCTVGEEQGFIGGTIVLLLFGILILRLIYLAERQHATFPRVYGYSVASIFLFHLAINIGMVTGLTPVIGIPLPFFSYGGSSLWGFTILLFIFLRLDAARGERL, from the coding sequence ATGCCGTATCGGAAAACAGAATTATTAAAATCCGTAGACTGGTTTACCATCCTGATATATGTAATTATGGTGGTTGCCGGGTGGTTTAGTATTTGCGGAGCCAGCTATGAGTTTGACAGTGTAGGAATGTTTGATATTAGCGGACGTCCCGGCTCGCAACTCTTATGGATCGGATTATCGGTCGTGCTGATATTTGTTATTTTAATGCTGGATGCCGATTTTTACGATATATTCGCTTATCTGATATATGCTGCTGTAATTTTGCTGTTGATAGCTACCATTTTCCTTGCTCCTGATATTAAAGGTTCCCGTTCCTGGCTCGTGTTAGGTCCTATCAGATTGCAACCTGCGGAAGTAGCCAAGTTTGCCACTGCCTTGGCATTGGCGCGACTGATGAGCGGGTATGGATTCCAGCTAACTACCTTGAGAAACTTTGTTAAAGCACTTTTTATCATCTTTTTACCTATGGTGCTTATCTTGTTGCAGAAAGAAACCGGCTCGGCTCTGGTTTATTTTGCTTTTTTGTTGGTGCTGTATAGGGAAGGAATGTCGGGATATATTTTATTGGCAGGTATTTGTGCTGTTATCTTTTTCGTTACTTCCATGAAGTTTTCGGAAATAGTGGCTGGGATTACTCCTGTAGGTGAATTGATTGTGATGAGCCTGATTTTGTTCATTAGCACTGCTTTAGTCTATGTGGAAAGAAAAAATCTATTGGCAATAAAGGTCATTTTTATCGTTACAGTGGTGGCATTAGCTGTGGGAGGAGGGATATCCTTCTTTTTTCCGGTCAATTTTGCCTATATTATACTGGGCTTGATAGGCTTTTCGGTAGGTTATTTTCTCTTTTTATCTGTAAGGGGCTGGACTACCCATTATTTATTGATTGCTTTGTTTGCCATAGGGTCGGTTGGCTTTTTATATTCTGTAGATTATGTGTTTAATGAAATATTAGAGCCACATCAACAAATCCGAATTAAAGTTTCATTAGGCTTGGAAGATGATCCGGGCGGAGCCGGCTATAATGTAAACCAATCGAAAATTGCTATCGGTTCGGGAGGGTTTGCCGGAAAAGGATTCCTAAATGGAACGCAAACCAAATTAAAGTATGTGCCGGAACAGGATACTGACTTTATTTTTTGTACGGTAGGAGAAGAACAAGGATTTATCGGGGGAACTATTGTTTTACTTTTATTCGGTATATTGATTCTTCGTTTAATTTATTTGGCGGAAAGGCAACATGCTACTTTTCCAAGGGTATACGGGTATAGTGTAGCATCTATATTCTTGTTTCATTTGGCAATTAATATAGGAATGGTAACCGGTTTAACGCCGGTAATCGGGATTCCTTTGCCGTTTTTTAGTTATGGGGGCTCCTCCTTATGGGGTTTTACAATACTACTTTTTATCTTTCTCCGGCTGGATGCTGCCCGGGGAGAGAGGTTGTGA
- the spt gene encoding serine palmitoyltransferase gives MKLLQEKLAKYDLPQKAKAAGIYPYFRMIESDQDTEVTINGKKVLMFGSNAYLGLTNHPKVKEAAIEAIKKYGTGCAGSRFLNGTLDLHIALEKRLAEFVGKEDAIIYSTGFQVNLGVVSCLTGREDYILWDELDHASIIEGHRLSFSTKLKYKHNDMESLEKQLQKCEPDKVKLIVIDGVFSMEGDVAKLPEIIALAKKYDASVMVDEAHGIGVLGNQGRGTCDHFGVTNDVDLIMGTFSKSFASIGGFIASDNEVINYLRHNSRSYIFSASNTPAATAAANAALDIMLDEPERRERLWELTNYALKGFREMGCEIGHTSTPIIPLFIRDNDKTFKITCELFDAGIFVNPVVTPAVAPQDTLIRFSLMATHTKQQLDFALEAIEKCLKKNGVLH, from the coding sequence ATGAAACTTTTACAAGAGAAACTAGCAAAGTATGATCTTCCACAAAAGGCGAAAGCTGCCGGAATCTACCCTTATTTCCGGATGATTGAAAGTGATCAGGATACGGAAGTAACCATTAACGGAAAAAAGGTACTAATGTTCGGTTCCAATGCTTATTTAGGCCTGACTAATCATCCGAAAGTGAAAGAAGCTGCTATCGAAGCCATAAAAAAATATGGTACCGGGTGTGCCGGTTCCCGCTTTTTAAACGGAACACTAGACCTTCACATTGCATTAGAAAAACGATTAGCCGAATTTGTCGGTAAAGAAGACGCTATTATTTATTCTACTGGTTTCCAAGTAAACCTAGGTGTTGTTTCTTGCCTGACTGGCCGCGAAGACTATATTTTATGGGACGAACTGGACCATGCATCTATTATTGAAGGCCACCGTTTGTCTTTCTCCACCAAATTAAAATACAAGCACAACGACATGGAGTCGTTGGAAAAACAGCTTCAGAAGTGCGAACCCGATAAAGTCAAACTTATTGTGATCGATGGGGTGTTCAGCATGGAAGGAGATGTGGCCAAACTTCCGGAAATCATAGCTCTTGCCAAAAAATACGACGCAAGTGTCATGGTAGACGAAGCTCACGGCATCGGTGTATTAGGAAACCAAGGCCGGGGAACTTGCGACCACTTCGGCGTAACAAACGATGTAGACCTGATTATGGGTACTTTCAGCAAATCATTTGCCTCGATCGGCGGATTTATCGCTTCTGATAACGAAGTAATCAATTACCTACGCCATAATTCCCGTTCTTATATTTTTAGTGCAAGCAATACGCCGGCTGCTACTGCTGCTGCAAATGCGGCACTGGATATTATGCTGGACGAGCCCGAACGCCGTGAACGTTTATGGGAACTTACCAACTACGCACTGAAAGGATTCCGGGAAATGGGTTGTGAAATCGGTCACACGTCTACTCCTATTATTCCGTTGTTCATTCGCGATAATGATAAAACATTCAAGATCACTTGCGAATTGTTTGATGCAGGTATCTTTGTAAATCCGGTAGTTACACCGGCAGTAGCTCCACAAGACACATTAATCCGTTTTTCTCTGATGGCTACCCATACCAAGCAACAATTAGACTTTGCTCTGGAAGCGATCGAAAAATGCTTGAAAAAGAACGGCGTGCTTCACTGA
- a CDS encoding diacylglycerol/lipid kinase family protein, producing MNEQKKNVFAIINPISGVGSKRKIPKMIEEICTQYNYELQIQFTEYAGHASILTQEALKAGAGTILAVGGDGTVNEVARSMIHSDAVLGIIPKGSGNGLARELHIPLLVRKALELIVKGKVITIDCCNANGKVFFCTCGVGFDAAVSQKFAKEKRRGSLTYIKNTVEEYLSYQPEPYELQIDGNTVKEKAFLIACGNASQYGNNAFIAPHANIQDGLMDITILAPFTPLDIAPLAIQLFTKQIDKNSKIKIFRGQQVKIIRQHPGIMHLDGEPVMAESQIDICIEPGALKVYTPPYVSFSREVQNLFWEASRFFDKGKPYIFK from the coding sequence ATGAACGAGCAGAAAAAGAACGTATTTGCTATAATAAATCCTATTTCAGGCGTAGGATCCAAACGGAAAATTCCTAAGATGATAGAAGAGATTTGTACTCAATATAATTATGAGTTGCAAATACAGTTTACCGAGTATGCAGGGCATGCCAGCATTCTTACCCAGGAAGCATTGAAAGCAGGAGCCGGAACCATTCTTGCCGTAGGAGGAGACGGGACGGTAAACGAGGTTGCCCGTTCTATGATCCATTCAGATGCCGTATTAGGAATAATTCCCAAAGGTTCCGGAAACGGACTTGCCCGGGAGCTTCATATTCCTTTGCTTGTTAGGAAAGCTTTGGAACTGATTGTAAAAGGAAAAGTGATCACTATCGATTGCTGTAATGCAAACGGGAAAGTGTTCTTTTGTACTTGCGGAGTCGGATTCGATGCTGCTGTAAGTCAGAAATTTGCAAAAGAAAAACGTCGCGGCTCCCTTACCTATATTAAAAATACGGTAGAAGAGTATTTGAGTTACCAGCCTGAACCTTACGAGTTGCAGATAGATGGAAATACCGTAAAAGAAAAAGCATTTCTGATTGCTTGCGGCAATGCTTCGCAATATGGAAATAATGCCTTTATAGCTCCACATGCCAATATACAAGATGGGCTGATGGATATTACGATTCTGGCCCCTTTCACTCCTTTGGATATTGCACCGTTAGCTATTCAGTTATTTACTAAACAAATAGATAAGAATAGTAAAATAAAAATATTTCGTGGACAGCAAGTGAAAATAATCCGCCAACATCCGGGGATCATGCATTTGGATGGAGAACCGGTTATGGCGGAAAGCCAGATCGATATTTGCATAGAACCGGGTGCTTTAAAAGTATATACCCCGCCCTATGTGTCTTTTTCGAGGGAAGTCCAAAACCTTTTTTGGGAAGCCAGCCGTTTTTTCGATAAGGGAAAGCCTTACATTTTCAAGTAA
- a CDS encoding tRNA1(Val) (adenine(37)-N6)-methyltransferase, translating to MANSFFQFKQFTIRHDLCAMKVGTDGVLLGAWASVSDTKTLLDVGTGTGLISLMMAQRRASINSTFHIDAIDIDKDAARQATLNTEASPFQKYITVSPISFLEYAGTVDKKYDLIVSNPPYFSRSLKCPDTKRSTARHNDSLPLEELITGCRALLSPHGKIALILPSEQEKEIELLATQNNVFFLRKTYVVPTLHALPKRILIELSDYPETDMQIEWLVIEKSRHRYTEEYIALTKDFYLKM from the coding sequence ATGGCAAATTCTTTCTTTCAGTTTAAACAGTTCACGATTCGGCACGATTTATGTGCCATGAAAGTAGGAACCGACGGAGTGCTTCTTGGCGCGTGGGCTTCGGTGTCCGACACAAAAACCTTGCTGGACGTAGGAACAGGAACCGGTCTGATTTCCTTGATGATGGCGCAACGACGTGCATCGATCAACTCTACTTTTCATATCGATGCTATCGATATCGACAAGGATGCAGCCCGGCAAGCTACTCTCAATACAGAAGCTTCCCCTTTTCAAAAGTACATTACCGTTTCTCCTATTTCTTTTTTAGAGTATGCCGGGACAGTAGACAAAAAATACGATCTTATCGTTTCCAATCCCCCTTACTTTTCCCGGTCATTAAAATGCCCGGATACAAAAAGGAGCACAGCACGCCATAATGATTCGCTTCCTCTCGAAGAACTGATAACAGGTTGCCGCGCTCTTCTTTCCCCGCACGGGAAAATAGCTTTGATCCTTCCCTCCGAACAAGAGAAGGAAATAGAACTTCTTGCCACACAAAACAATGTATTCTTTTTACGTAAAACCTATGTAGTTCCTACTCTGCACGCCCTTCCCAAACGGATATTAATAGAATTATCCGATTATCCGGAAACAGATATGCAAATCGAATGGCTGGTAATAGAAAAAAGCCGCCATCGATATACGGAGGAATACATAGCTCTTACCAAAGATTTTTACTTGAAAATGTAA
- a CDS encoding DUF5606 family protein, protein METKVRTIMSISGRPGLFELISQGKNMLIVESLIDKKRGPAYAKDKVVSLGDIAIYTQTKEMPLYEVLNLIKEKEQGKKIAQITKDANLLRKYFEEVLPDYEKELVHPNDIRKLLSWYNILIEAGITDFPPAQENTEQEKENAAPEEGSEETTGEDKETEEKTAE, encoded by the coding sequence ATGGAAACTAAGGTGAGGACTATTATGTCTATTTCCGGTCGCCCGGGATTGTTTGAATTGATTTCCCAAGGAAAGAATATGTTAATCGTTGAATCATTGATCGATAAGAAACGGGGGCCTGCCTACGCTAAAGATAAAGTGGTTTCATTGGGAGATATTGCTATCTATACCCAAACAAAAGAAATGCCTCTTTATGAAGTATTAAACCTGATAAAAGAAAAAGAACAAGGGAAGAAAATTGCTCAAATTACAAAAGATGCCAATCTTTTACGGAAATATTTCGAAGAAGTTCTTCCTGATTACGAAAAAGAGCTTGTTCATCCTAACGATATAAGAAAACTTCTTTCCTGGTATAATATTTTAATAGAAGCGGGTATTACGGACTTTCCTCCGGCCCAAGAAAATACGGAACAAGAAAAAGAAAATGCAGCTCCGGAAGAAGGCAGCGAAGAAACAACAGGCGAGGACAAAGAAACAGAAGAGAAAACAGCTGAATAA
- a CDS encoding M28 family metallopeptidase has translation MKKALLLWMVCIVGGSLFAQTPQEKGLDKISRHSAEAHVGFLASDELEGREGGFRGGRIAGEYIVSCLKDLGVQPLNVTYYQPFQAYRKERQKKGRFQVDPDSIAKLQKEVHECLSLRNILGMIKGKNPDEYVIVGAHYDHLGTDPMLEGDQIYNGADDNASGVSAVLQIAKAFLATGVQPERTVIFAFWDGEEKGLLGSAFFVRTCPFLNQIKGYLNFDMIGRNNNEANPEHVVYFYTESHPAFGNWLKEDIKRYGLRLKPDYRPWDKPVGGSDNGSFAKKEIPIIWYHTDGHPDYHLPSDETEKINWDKLVHITKASFLNMWHMANDKTF, from the coding sequence ATGAAGAAAGCACTTTTGTTATGGATGGTTTGTATAGTGGGAGGGAGCCTTTTCGCCCAAACTCCCCAGGAAAAGGGTTTAGATAAGATATCCCGGCACAGTGCCGAAGCCCACGTCGGTTTTCTGGCAAGTGATGAACTGGAAGGACGCGAAGGTGGTTTCCGGGGAGGCCGGATTGCCGGCGAATACATTGTCTCCTGTTTAAAAGACTTAGGAGTACAACCCTTGAACGTTACTTATTACCAACCCTTCCAGGCTTACCGGAAAGAACGGCAGAAGAAAGGGCGGTTCCAGGTTGACCCCGATTCGATTGCCAAGTTGCAAAAAGAAGTCCACGAATGTCTTTCGCTCAGGAATATATTAGGAATGATAAAAGGAAAGAATCCGGATGAATACGTAATTGTAGGGGCGCATTATGACCATCTAGGAACGGACCCGATGCTGGAAGGCGATCAGATTTATAATGGTGCGGACGATAATGCCTCCGGCGTGTCGGCTGTTCTACAGATTGCCAAAGCATTTCTGGCAACCGGAGTACAACCCGAAAGAACTGTTATTTTCGCTTTTTGGGACGGAGAAGAAAAAGGATTGTTAGGGTCTGCTTTTTTTGTCCGGACGTGCCCGTTTCTTAACCAAATAAAAGGGTATCTGAATTTTGACATGATCGGACGGAACAACAATGAAGCTAACCCGGAACATGTCGTTTATTTTTATACCGAAAGTCATCCTGCTTTCGGCAATTGGCTGAAAGAAGATATTAAACGCTACGGTTTGCGGTTGAAACCTGATTACCGTCCGTGGGATAAACCGGTAGGCGGTAGTGATAACGGTTCGTTTGCTAAAAAAGAGATTCCTATTATCTGGTATCATACCGACGGGCATCCGGATTATCATTTGCCCTCGGATGAAACGGAAAAGATCAATTGGGATAAATTGGTACATATCACGAAGGCTTCTTTCCTGAATATGTGGCATATGGCAAACGATAAAACGTTTTGA